The Candidatus Angelobacter sp. nucleotide sequence GCGGGCCGGCGGGGTTGAGTCGTCAAATCCGCGCAGGTGCAGCACTCCATGCACGAGGCACCGAACGAGCTCGGACGGCCAGCGCGTCCTGAACCCGCGCGCGTGCGCCACGGCATCGTCGAGGCAGATGAAAAGTTCACCGTGAAGGCGCGAATCGGATTCGTCCGCCGCGTTCTCGGAGTGATCGAACGTAATGACATCGGTGGAGCCTTCATGGCCGAGGAACTGTTGATTGATGCGCGACATTTCAGGGGCCGCGACAAGATGAATGCCAAGCTCGAATTCCCGGACGTCAAGGTCTTCGGTCAAAAGAGCGCGGGCGATGCTCTTTAACAGCACGATGTCAATGCGACGGACGCGTTGACGGTTGCGCAGGAGCAGCTCAGTCATTTCGCGGCGCTGCGGTGCTCTTCGTAGGCGTGAATGATCCGCTGGACAAGCGGATGCCGGACCACGTCGCGGCGCGTGAATTCGATCATCGCCACGCCCTCGACGCTCTTCAACGCGCGATGCGCTTCCACCAGCCCGGACTGTTTATGTGACGGCAGATCGATCTGGGTGATGTCGCCCGTGACGACCGCCTTCGAGCCGTGGCCCA carries:
- the ybeY gene encoding rRNA maturation RNase YbeY, translated to MTELLLRNRQRVRRIDIVLLKSIARALLTEDLDVREFELGIHLVAAPEMSRINQQFLGHEGSTDVITFDHSENAADESDSRLHGELFICLDDAVAHARGFRTRWPSELVRCLVHGVLHLRGFDDSTPPARRAMKLEEERLLRELKRRFPLPRLAKTAPVAKARRSGPKSRTGNSRRGFPLSKRSGKPRVQR